In Leptotrichia sp. oral taxon 215 str. W9775, one genomic interval encodes:
- a CDS encoding VOC family protein, whose protein sequence is MSNKKRYGLNFDFIILRVKNIEKMKDFYVKLLKMKILKDEKNTDKREISLGTETKEIIRLISYGNEEIKGYDETNVYHIAYLLPEREDLGNFLRNCVKEQIKLDGVGDHDVSEAIYLTDPEGNGIEVYADRDYHNWKWENGHVVMGTEQVDVEDLLRISDNMPEFSIPEGTKIGHIHMESSDIENDKNFYVEKLGLNIVSEMPKAYFLSVDGYHHHFGMNQWNGMRKIPKKTNSTGVEEIYATMDKEKFKNIFSEKNGNKAVIELPNGIKLAVIAE, encoded by the coding sequence ATGAGTAATAAAAAAAGATACGGATTAAATTTTGATTTTATAATCTTAAGAGTAAAAAATATTGAAAAAATGAAGGATTTCTATGTTAAGTTATTAAAAATGAAAATTCTGAAGGATGAGAAAAATACTGATAAAAGGGAAATTTCGCTAGGAACTGAAACAAAAGAAATAATAAGACTTATTTCCTATGGGAATGAAGAAATAAAAGGATATGATGAGACAAATGTGTATCATATTGCATATTTATTACCTGAAAGGGAAGATTTAGGAAACTTTTTGAGAAACTGTGTGAAGGAGCAGATAAAACTTGACGGAGTAGGGGATCATGATGTAAGTGAAGCGATTTATCTGACAGATCCTGAAGGAAATGGGATTGAAGTTTATGCTGACAGGGATTATCATAACTGGAAATGGGAAAATGGCCATGTCGTTATGGGGACAGAACAGGTGGATGTTGAAGACCTGCTTAGAATTTCTGACAATATGCCGGAATTTTCAATTCCTGAGGGAACAAAAATAGGTCATATCCACATGGAATCTTCAGATATTGAAAATGATAAAAATTTTTATGTTGAAAAATTAGGTCTTAATATAGTTTCAGAAATGCCAAAGGCTTATTTCCTTTCGGTAGATGGATATCATCATCATTTTGGAATGAATCAGTGGAATGGTATGAGAAAAATCCCTAAAAAAACAAATTCTACTGGAGTTGAAGAAATTTATGCAACAATGGATAAAGAAAAATTTAAAAATATTTTTTCAGAAAAAAATGGAAATAAAGCAGTTATTGAGCTTCCAAATGGAATAAAACTGGCTGTAATCGCTGAATAG